One genomic segment of Paenibacillus sp. FSL H8-0332 includes these proteins:
- a CDS encoding IclR family transcriptional regulator has product MDQKYWVPALERADLILKAISRQTGALKMTDLCEETGINKSSMFSLLRTMETLGWVVKDAGERYVLGAGISYYNTVYNDSLKQNMNLVERFLAESAQSVGAVGETFQLSVLDRDEIIYLAKQEGQSLVRLESSPGMRFPAHATAMGKMMLALLPEEELERRYPGKMLPAVTSRTLTDWSKFTAALAAIRKTGYALDQEEIIQGISCAAAPVLDAAGKAVAAVSTSMLQHAFTAKQEAAIREVTLLAGKLSLS; this is encoded by the coding sequence GTGGACCAGAAGTACTGGGTTCCGGCATTGGAACGGGCTGATCTGATTCTTAAGGCCATCTCAAGACAGACCGGAGCACTCAAAATGACAGACCTCTGCGAGGAGACCGGCATTAACAAAAGCTCGATGTTCTCGCTGCTGCGCACAATGGAGACTCTGGGGTGGGTGGTGAAGGATGCGGGCGAGCGGTATGTGCTTGGCGCCGGGATCTCCTACTATAATACAGTCTACAATGATTCGCTTAAGCAAAATATGAATCTGGTAGAGCGGTTCCTGGCAGAATCGGCGCAGAGTGTCGGGGCGGTGGGGGAGACCTTTCAGCTGTCGGTGCTGGACCGCGATGAGATTATTTACTTGGCCAAGCAGGAGGGGCAGTCCCTGGTAAGGCTGGAGTCCAGTCCCGGGATGCGGTTTCCGGCACATGCGACGGCGATGGGCAAGATGATGCTGGCGCTGCTGCCGGAGGAAGAGCTGGAGCGGCGTTATCCGGGTAAAATGTTGCCTGCGGTCACTTCCCGCACGCTCACAGACTGGTCTAAGTTCACCGCAGCCCTGGCTGCGATCCGCAAGACCGGCTATGCGCTGGATCAGGAGGAGATCATTCAAGGCATCAGCTGCGCCGCTGCGCCGGTACTGGATGCCGCAGGCAAGGCCGTTGCCGCTGTCAGCACTTCGATGCTTCAGCATGCCTTCACCGCGAAGCAGGAAGCGGCAATCCGGGAGGTGACCCTACTTGCGGGGAAGCTCTCGTTGTCATAG
- a CDS encoding dihydrodipicolinate synthase family protein: protein MKLSHPNAGVIPPVPTILDSAGKFDRDGMKLLIDSLIAKGVHGLFFLGTAGEFTLFTAEQREEIAELCLEYTNGRLPAWIGTGSNTAPETLRLSRHAAEHGATGIVIMNPYYYKLSGDALFAHYAAVLEAVDMPLMLYNFPAMTGQDLSPAFVARLAAHYPNVAGIKDTVDQLSHIRQMIMQVKAVSPDFSVFCGFDEYLLPTLAAGGEGAIAASANFAPQLMLGVYDSFKKGDLAGVLQFNRQIIEIPALYTIDDPFIASIKEAVRLSGVPVSTFSLASPGVWSAEHEEKLKQIFSRAGIAQG, encoded by the coding sequence ATGAAACTTAGCCACCCGAATGCAGGTGTCATTCCTCCCGTTCCGACCATTCTGGATTCCGCCGGAAAATTCGACCGTGACGGAATGAAGCTGCTGATCGACAGCCTGATCGCCAAAGGGGTTCACGGTCTGTTCTTCCTTGGAACGGCCGGAGAATTCACCCTGTTCACCGCAGAGCAGCGTGAAGAGATCGCAGAGTTATGTCTGGAGTATACGAACGGCCGTCTTCCGGCCTGGATCGGCACCGGCAGCAACACGGCCCCTGAGACCCTCCGGCTCTCCCGCCATGCCGCTGAGCATGGTGCTACCGGCATCGTCATTATGAATCCGTATTACTACAAGCTGAGCGGGGACGCTCTGTTCGCGCATTATGCCGCTGTTCTGGAAGCGGTCGATATGCCGCTCATGTTGTACAACTTCCCGGCCATGACCGGCCAGGATCTGTCTCCGGCCTTCGTGGCCCGCCTTGCCGCACATTATCCAAATGTAGCGGGCATCAAGGATACCGTGGACCAGCTTAGCCACATCCGCCAGATGATCATGCAGGTTAAGGCGGTTAGTCCGGACTTCTCCGTCTTCTGCGGCTTCGACGAATATTTGCTGCCAACACTGGCTGCCGGTGGAGAAGGGGCGATCGCTGCCAGTGCGAACTTCGCTCCGCAGCTGATGCTTGGCGTGTACGACAGCTTCAAGAAGGGAGACCTGGCAGGCGTCCTTCAGTTCAACCGGCAGATTATTGAAATTCCGGCGCTGTATACCATTGATGACCCATTCATTGCTTCTATTAAAGAAGCTGTCCGCTTGTCCGGTGTTCCGGTATCTACCTTCAGCCTGGCTTCGCCTGGGGTATGGAGTGCGGAGCACGAGGAGAAGCTCAAGCAGATTTTCAGCCGGGCGGGTATTGCTCAAGGGTAA
- a CDS encoding glycerate kinase has translation MRERTFVLAPDSFKESMTAKEVCTAMEAGLRKIYPEATYIHIPMADGGEGTVQSLVDASGGEIHDLEVAGPLGQPVMAQFGILGDGRTAAIEMASASGIQRVDKAERNPLITTTYGTGELILECLNRGIRKIIIGIGGSATNDGGAGMAEALGARFMDDAGDLLPRGGGSLGRLASVDVSGLDERLQQVQLIVACDVTNPLCGEQGASAVFGPQKGATPGMVQQLDANLAHYAAVVKQQLHKDVRDLPGAGAAGGLGAGLMIFTQATLQKGIEIVIEYTGLQQKLEQADFVFTGEGGIDFQTKFGKTPYGVARTAKASGKKVIALAGYIGEGIETLYAEGIDAVFGIVPGASSLEKLLADGPANVERTCENIARLLKLSGQ, from the coding sequence ATGAGAGAGAGAACCTTTGTGCTGGCGCCGGATTCCTTCAAGGAGAGCATGACCGCGAAAGAAGTATGTACAGCGATGGAGGCCGGACTCCGCAAGATTTACCCTGAAGCAACCTACATCCATATTCCGATGGCTGACGGCGGGGAGGGGACTGTACAGTCCCTTGTTGACGCTTCCGGCGGAGAGATTCATGATTTAGAAGTTGCAGGACCGCTGGGGCAGCCGGTGATGGCACAATTCGGCATTCTCGGTGACGGCCGGACGGCGGCAATCGAGATGGCTTCGGCCAGCGGTATTCAGCGGGTGGACAAGGCGGAGCGGAATCCGCTAATTACCACCACCTATGGAACGGGCGAGCTGATTCTGGAATGTCTGAACCGTGGTATCCGCAAAATCATCATCGGCATCGGCGGCAGCGCCACTAATGACGGAGGTGCCGGAATGGCCGAAGCGCTCGGCGCCCGATTCATGGATGATGCGGGGGACTTACTTCCGCGCGGCGGAGGCAGCCTGGGGCGGCTGGCGAGTGTTGACGTTAGCGGGCTTGATGAGAGACTGCAGCAGGTTCAGCTCATCGTTGCCTGCGATGTGACCAATCCTCTCTGCGGGGAGCAGGGGGCTTCAGCCGTATTCGGTCCGCAAAAAGGGGCCACGCCCGGCATGGTGCAGCAGCTTGACGCCAATCTGGCCCATTATGCGGCGGTGGTGAAGCAGCAGCTTCACAAGGATGTCCGCGACCTTCCTGGAGCCGGTGCAGCGGGGGGACTGGGCGCGGGTCTGATGATCTTCACGCAGGCCACGCTGCAGAAGGGAATCGAGATCGTGATTGAATACACAGGGCTTCAGCAGAAGCTGGAGCAGGCGGACTTCGTCTTCACGGGTGAAGGCGGGATTGACTTCCAGACCAAATTCGGCAAAACGCCGTACGGCGTAGCCCGCACCGCCAAGGCCAGCGGCAAAAAAGTCATCGCCCTGGCCGGTTACATCGGCGAGGGCATCGAGACGCTCTACGCCGAGGGAATCGATGCCGTCTTCGGCATCGTTCCCGGCGCTTCGAGCCTGGAGAAGCTGCTGGCTGACGGCCCCGCCAACGTCGAGCGGACCTGCGAGAATATCGCCAGGCTGCTGAAGCTTAGCGGGCAGTAA
- a CDS encoding AraC family transcriptional regulator — MTNSRIQKRPTVEDSFLSPTSDIIPIQKENEGIEHALQYIHDNYSHNINMMMVSSKVSFNYSYFSQAFKDYTGENFVSYLKRLRINKAKELLRDTEDRIYEIAGRSGFGNTKNFNRVFRESEGVSPLEYRNQQKLLTTLMEQ; from the coding sequence GTGACAAATTCAAGAATCCAAAAACGTCCTACAGTGGAAGATTCATTTCTTTCGCCTACTTCCGATATCATACCCATACAGAAGGAGAATGAGGGGATAGAGCATGCCCTACAATACATCCACGACAATTATTCGCATAACATCAACATGATGATGGTTTCAAGCAAAGTGTCCTTTAACTACTCGTATTTCAGCCAGGCTTTCAAGGATTACACCGGAGAGAATTTTGTAAGCTATCTGAAGCGGCTGCGGATCAATAAGGCGAAGGAGCTGCTGCGGGATACGGAGGATAGAATCTATGAAATTGCCGGTAGGTCAGGCTTCGGGAACACCAAGAATTTTAACAGAGTATTCAGAGAAAGCGAAGGCGTAAGCCCGCTGGAGTACCGCAATCAGCAAAAACTGTTAACCACACTGATGGAGCAATGA
- a CDS encoding pentapeptide repeat-containing protein produces MEGNLNRKFDLHKKWVETIGKEGEMLKLDEVDLRSIDLSDILLEQAYLIECTFDDLRLENIDFHTSLLASSTFKNAYLDKCDFYKSDLRYTDFTNCVIKNSRFSKGDCWEAIFRNTYLLDCNLINVSFYLTDFSCARLENIDISVATFEETLLSGVTLKNIKGIEEAHIKSINIGTLEKPILLKSGEAKKWMLEKCEVSG; encoded by the coding sequence ATGGAAGGGAATCTTAATAGGAAGTTTGATTTGCATAAAAAGTGGGTTGAGACAATTGGTAAAGAAGGCGAAATGTTAAAGTTAGATGAAGTGGACTTAAGGAGTATTGATTTATCCGATATATTGCTTGAACAAGCATATTTAATTGAGTGTACTTTTGATGATCTCAGACTGGAAAATATTGATTTTCACACATCATTATTAGCCTCGTCAACATTTAAAAATGCATATTTAGATAAATGTGATTTTTATAAATCAGATCTTAGATATACTGATTTTACCAACTGCGTCATTAAAAACAGCAGATTTAGTAAAGGTGATTGTTGGGAAGCAATATTTAGAAATACATATTTACTAGATTGTAATTTGATTAATGTATCGTTTTACTTAACGGATTTTAGTTGTGCAAGACTAGAAAATATAGATATAAGTGTAGCGACATTTGAAGAAACATTATTAAGCGGAGTGACTTTAAAAAATATTAAAGGTATAGAAGAAGCTCATATTAAAAGTATTAATATTGGTACGTTGGAGAAGCCGATTTTGTTGAAATCAGGTGAAGCAAAGAAATGGATGTTAGAAAAATGTGAAGTAAGTGGCTAA
- the cdiI gene encoding ribonuclease toxin immunity protein CdiI, whose translation MSVKLTEKELLDMYYRHLEGKIFLDALKNYCNGNGFGGSECVWCVFAGELEEWEEGYFGDAGVCYFFDYPAVEGDQTLVLDYPTFYQYLNEASMDYLVRNPMVKDEVEARLMEVKQKFNIE comes from the coding sequence ATGAGTGTCAAATTAACAGAGAAAGAATTATTGGATATGTATTATCGACACCTGGAGGGGAAAATTTTTTTAGATGCACTTAAAAACTACTGCAATGGAAATGGGTTTGGGGGTAGTGAGTGTGTTTGGTGTGTTTTTGCTGGTGAGTTAGAGGAGTGGGAAGAGGGTTATTTTGGAGATGCGGGAGTTTGTTATTTTTTTGACTACCCTGCGGTAGAGGGAGATCAGACCCTTGTATTGGATTACCCAACTTTCTATCAGTATCTAAATGAAGCAAGTATGGATTACTTAGTACGGAATCCAATGGTTAAGGATGAGGTTGAAGCTAGATTAATGGAAGTCAAACAAAAGTTCAACATTGAATAA
- a CDS encoding CdiA family toxin C-terminal domain-containing protein, whose translation MEDENKVSVNGPYFVVKVYQAFGIQAQMEAVHAQAAEARQKLASLGVAKIYYESGKDLSAHYRQPAVTACEYDPSITGDKVPLLHNEEYLLLLRLAMEKTAAGAFARGQLAAKRQEIQIAAALKQVQEQIEAQRRLNGPPLTLPDGTPITADNKENETTWDFYQAKVYVPNEYLTPMYTSYLGWLDETYGLTTVESRIRQSGDVVLAFTEGLVKEVVMGVADTATFAFKLVVDPVKTTAEIKQQAQYLIDHPEVLVEAAKMAYHQFDEGTPEEKAKMLGSVASILVPGLQVTKAGKVGKVLGEVEDVVSQAAKDALQGIKQKLPNLGPVVQTPEGFVFKIGEIPDTPALPKTPVQQRYMDGLEGGGGGIEGTGNVSKIPRTGTEWDEYFRSKYVDDNVTWLTKNKFEYVNGFDDHLINGQSIVRKGNKGVVGGHNLASFEKILTDQGWKLDDLIVSKTQHPKIPGVYQIQYRLPALDRELKVIPDQYKNIPHPKTVYDSTLISNDQIIQWGKEAMMNGEVVGREIRGTASNGLKFTGYLNENGKVTNFFPNLSE comes from the coding sequence ATGGAGGATGAGAATAAAGTAAGCGTCAATGGCCCTTATTTTGTTGTCAAGGTGTATCAGGCGTTTGGAATTCAGGCACAGATGGAGGCAGTTCATGCACAGGCGGCAGAGGCCCGGCAGAAGCTGGCCTCTCTAGGCGTAGCCAAGATCTACTATGAATCCGGCAAGGACCTAAGCGCCCATTACAGACAACCAGCGGTTACCGCCTGTGAGTATGATCCTTCAATCACGGGGGACAAAGTTCCGTTACTACATAACGAAGAATATTTACTGCTCCTGCGGCTGGCGATGGAGAAGACCGCTGCTGGAGCGTTCGCGCGGGGTCAGCTTGCGGCGAAGCGGCAGGAAATTCAGATCGCAGCGGCTCTTAAACAGGTTCAAGAGCAGATTGAAGCGCAGCGGCGGTTGAACGGGCCGCCGCTCACGCTGCCGGACGGCACGCCAATTACCGCAGACAACAAGGAAAATGAGACCACCTGGGACTTTTATCAGGCGAAAGTCTATGTGCCAAATGAATATCTTACCCCGATGTACACCAGTTATCTGGGGTGGCTGGATGAGACTTACGGGCTTACGACAGTGGAGAGCCGGATACGCCAGTCGGGGGATGTGGTGCTGGCTTTTACCGAAGGCTTGGTGAAAGAAGTCGTCATGGGCGTGGCGGACACGGCCACCTTTGCCTTCAAGCTAGTGGTAGACCCGGTCAAAACCACCGCAGAAATAAAGCAGCAAGCGCAATATCTGATTGACCATCCAGAAGTACTGGTGGAAGCGGCGAAGATGGCGTATCATCAATTTGACGAAGGCACCCCGGAAGAGAAAGCGAAAATGCTGGGTTCAGTCGCATCCATCCTTGTCCCAGGACTACAGGTCACGAAGGCCGGCAAAGTAGGTAAAGTGCTGGGCGAGGTAGAAGACGTCGTCAGCCAAGCGGCGAAGGATGCCCTGCAAGGGATCAAGCAGAAGCTTCCGAATCTGGGCCCGGTAGTGCAGACGCCGGAAGGGTTTGTTTTCAAGATAGGGGAGATCCCCGATACTCCAGCCTTGCCTAAGACGCCGGTGCAGCAGCGGTATATGGATGGGTTGGAGGGTGGTGGGGGTGGGATTGAGGGTACGGGGAATGTTAGTAAGATCCCTCGAACAGGGACAGAATGGGACGAGTACTTTCGGTCAAAATATGTCGATGATAATGTTACATGGTTGACCAAAAATAAATTCGAGTATGTAAACGGTTTTGACGATCATCTAATAAATGGACAAAGTATTGTAAGGAAAGGGAATAAGGGCGTTGTTGGAGGTCACAATTTAGCTAGTTTTGAAAAGATTTTAACAGATCAAGGTTGGAAACTTGATGACCTTATTGTTTCTAAAACGCAACACCCCAAAATTCCTGGAGTCTATCAAATTCAGTATAGACTTCCGGCACTTGATAGGGAATTGAAAGTAATACCTGATCAGTATAAAAATATTCCACATCCTAAGACTGTATATGATTCAACCTTAATTTCGAATGATCAAATCATACAATGGGGAAAAGAAGCAATGATGAACGGAGAAGTTGTGGGTAGGGAAATTCGAGGGACAGCATCGAATGGCTTGAAATTCACAGGATACCTTAATGAAAATGGAAAGGTGACTAATTTCTTTCCGAACCTATCAGAATGA
- a CDS encoding SMI1/KNR4 family protein → MANMDRTNEKININEIREFEGQYVLSLPEQYIDFLLKYNGGYPEASTFKISDEEGESVVNKFYGIGDMKGNLAKVFEVLDGELPEGFVSIGSDPGGNEICIGVSKEYFGKIYLWMHDMESDEEMDNMYFLSNSFNDFFDNLY, encoded by the coding sequence ATGGCGAATATGGATCGAACAAACGAGAAAATAAATATAAATGAAATCCGTGAATTTGAAGGTCAATATGTTCTTAGTCTTCCTGAGCAGTATATTGATTTTTTACTTAAGTATAATGGAGGGTATCCTGAAGCATCAACTTTTAAGATTTCTGATGAAGAGGGTGAAAGTGTAGTAAATAAATTTTACGGAATCGGTGATATGAAAGGAAACTTGGCGAAAGTGTTTGAGGTTTTAGATGGTGAATTACCTGAAGGATTTGTTTCAATCGGTAGTGATCCAGGAGGAAATGAGATTTGTATAGGGGTTAGTAAGGAGTACTTTGGAAAAATATATTTATGGATGCATGATATGGAGTCAGATGAAGAAATGGACAACATGTATTTTTTATCTAATAGTTTTAACGATTTCTTTGATAATTTATACTAA
- a CDS encoding HNH endonuclease codes for MASTKLVFNEDEVRRLQTKIGQVSQDTNRLYLQLKGQSSSWGGIPMGNHIFRAQVLINELTVEAEKLEDIIRVALRGVSELQEENKRQADKLTGQFNLLLAAFGSLGLQPAAGRVSIPEFVQRSATNLITSIAALSGKDELSRDPVVQQLRKVIQTSGLLTVESIAAQSKLTDIFTARNQIAKAQMAFKVYQAFGNQAQMEAVHAQAAEARQKLASLGVAKIYYEAGKDLSAHYRQPAVTACEYDPSITADKIPLLHNEEYLLLLRLAMEKTAAGAYARGQLAAKRQEIQLAAALKQVQEQIEAQRRLNGPPLALPDGTPITADNKENETTWDFYQAKVYVPGEHFGPVYTNYTGWLDETYGLTKWESRVRQADAVVLAFTEGLVKEVVMGVADTATFAFKLVVDPVKTTTEMKQQAQYLIEHPEVLVEAAKMAYHQFDEGTPEEKAAMLGSVASMLVPGLQITKAGKAGKVLGDVEDVVSQAAKNALQGIKQKLPNLGPVVQTPEGFVFKIGEIQGTPAMPKTPVQQRYMDGLEGKSDRVEGTGKKTGRLELSDFTKEIIATKPMNSPIPEKWLNKGGKISIDEKGTWTYTNKEGQSVSYPNGYPDFSPYFHPAVKPQTIDVTVPKNPQEDFKKANLEAGLNKNSDPPVPAMNKPPEGYTWHHHEDGKTLILVDEDIHREFRHIGGQSAVNGKNKEGE; via the coding sequence ATGGCATCCACGAAGCTAGTATTTAATGAAGATGAAGTCCGGCGCCTGCAAACCAAGATCGGCCAGGTGAGCCAGGACACCAACCGGCTATATCTTCAATTGAAGGGCCAGTCCAGTAGCTGGGGCGGTATTCCCATGGGTAACCATATCTTCAGGGCCCAGGTTCTGATCAATGAATTAACCGTAGAAGCGGAGAAATTAGAGGATATCATCCGGGTCGCCCTGAGAGGCGTCTCGGAGCTACAGGAAGAGAATAAGCGGCAGGCGGACAAGCTGACAGGCCAATTTAATCTGTTGCTCGCGGCTTTCGGAAGCTTGGGGCTGCAACCAGCCGCCGGACGGGTCTCCATCCCTGAATTTGTGCAGCGAAGTGCGACGAATCTCATCACTTCGATTGCCGCTCTATCAGGAAAAGATGAGCTCAGCAGGGACCCGGTGGTGCAGCAGCTCAGGAAGGTCATTCAGACCTCCGGCCTGCTGACCGTAGAGAGTATAGCTGCACAAAGTAAGCTGACGGATATCTTTACGGCGCGGAATCAGATCGCCAAGGCACAGATGGCCTTCAAGGTGTATCAGGCGTTCGGAAATCAGGCACAGATGGAGGCTGTTCATGCACAGGCGGCAGAGGCCCGGCAGAAGCTGGCTTCTCTAGGCGTAGCCAAGATCTACTATGAAGCCGGTAAGGATCTAAGCGCCCACTACAGACAACCAGCGGTTACCGCCTGTGAGTATGATCCTTCAATCACGGCAGACAAGATTCCGTTACTGCATAACGAAGAATATTTGCTGCTCCTGCGGTTGGCGATGGAGAAGACCGCTGCAGGAGCGTATGCGCGGGGTCAGCTTGCAGCCAAGCGGCAGGAAATCCAGCTCGCAGCGGCTCTTAAGCAGGTTCAAGAGCAGATTGAAGCGCAGCGGCGGTTGAACGGGCCGCCGCTCGCGCTGCCGGACGGCACGCCAATTACCGCAGACAACAAGGAAAATGAGACCACCTGGGACTTTTATCAGGCCAAAGTCTACGTGCCTGGTGAACATTTCGGCCCAGTATACACCAATTATACCGGGTGGCTGGATGAGACTTACGGGCTAACGAAATGGGAGAGTCGGGTTCGTCAGGCGGACGCAGTGGTGCTGGCGTTTACCGAAGGATTGGTGAAAGAGGTCGTCATGGGTGTAGCGGACACGGCAACCTTTGCCTTCAAACTAGTGGTGGACCCGGTCAAAACCACCACAGAAATGAAGCAGCAAGCGCAATATCTCATCGAACACCCGGAAGTACTGGTGGAAGCGGCGAAGATGGCGTATCATCAGTTTGACGAAGGCACACCTGAAGAGAAGGCAGCGATGTTGGGTTCGGTCGCCTCCATGCTCGTCCCCGGTCTACAAATCACCAAAGCAGGCAAAGCAGGGAAAGTGCTGGGTGATGTAGAAGACGTCGTCAGCCAAGCGGCGAAGAATGCCCTACAAGGGATCAAGCAGAAGCTTCCGAATCTGGGTCCGGTGGTACAGACGCCAGAAGGATTTGTTTTCAAGATAGGGGAGATTCAGGGTACTCCAGCCATGCCGAAGACGCCGGTGCAGCAGAGGTATATGGATGGGTTGGAGGGGAAGAGTGATAGGGTTGAGGGGACGGGTAAAAAGACAGGTAGATTAGAACTGTCAGATTTTACTAAAGAAATAATTGCAACCAAACCTATGAATTCGCCTATCCCTGAGAAATGGTTGAACAAAGGTGGTAAAATCTCGATTGATGAGAAGGGAACGTGGACTTATACCAATAAAGAGGGACAATCAGTAAGTTATCCCAATGGATATCCTGATTTTTCACCATATTTTCACCCTGCTGTTAAACCACAAACAATTGATGTTACTGTACCAAAAAATCCTCAAGAAGATTTCAAAAAGGCAAATCTAGAAGCAGGGCTTAATAAGAATTCTGATCCACCGGTGCCAGCAATGAATAAGCCCCCCGAAGGTTATACGTGGCATCATCATGAAGATGGAAAGACACTGATTCTTGTCGATGAAGACATTCATAGAGAATTTAGACATATTGGAGGTCAGTCTGCAGTAAATGGAAAAAATAAAGAAGGAGAGTAA
- a CDS encoding sensor histidine kinase: MYTRIITFMNNLKLRTKLFLSFGSVVLIPVLIVGVFLTSELRNMAMNNALKQITANVDRVKKRTSEMLNVPVDIVYRLSNDSRLEEAANHRYESVYDVVQAYWDYPDFRDFVRLYKEVSSIRLYIDNPTVLNNWEFLQADEAVTREPWYQLALAQKGLAFWSYIPDSRNGQYYLSLIRKVDFLKQRTTGVLVVNVNSDQLSSILKQETFETFIVDENDNVVASNRAGTLGKSLQEINLKPLSTLAGHGPADITIEGQSFKMLIDDWHPEGSLNSLRIISIFSVESIVSEPNRIISLATSVIISSLFLAIILIYYFSRLLTGRMLHLSKHISKVASGNLEARLVIDGKDEIGQLARQFNHMVRNVNDLMSEVQESNQQKNAILLKQNEIKFKMMASQINPHFLFNALESIRMKAHTRGQTDIAQVVRLLGKMMRKNLEVGGGRITLQSELETVNCYLVIQKFRYNDRLAYELYVDPAANTVRIPPLIIQPLVENCVIHGLENRMDGGMVRVDIRVEEALLKVQVSDNGTGISPARLAELRQMLDNNDDYETHSIGMRNIHLRLKLTYGPEYGLVLASQSGYGTQISFAIPFKE; the protein is encoded by the coding sequence GTGTATACCCGTATCATCACCTTCATGAACAATCTGAAGCTCAGGACCAAGCTCTTCCTCTCCTTCGGCAGTGTTGTCCTGATCCCGGTGCTGATTGTGGGGGTGTTCCTGACCAGTGAACTGCGGAATATGGCGATGAATAATGCGCTGAAGCAGATTACGGCGAATGTCGACCGTGTGAAAAAACGGACCAGTGAGATGCTGAACGTTCCGGTGGATATCGTCTACCGCCTGTCTAATGACAGCCGGCTGGAGGAGGCCGCGAATCACCGGTACGAATCGGTCTATGATGTGGTGCAGGCCTACTGGGATTATCCCGACTTCCGGGATTTCGTCCGCCTCTACAAAGAGGTCTCCAGCATCCGGCTGTATATCGACAACCCGACGGTGCTTAACAACTGGGAGTTCCTCCAGGCTGACGAAGCAGTTACCAGGGAGCCGTGGTACCAGCTCGCCCTCGCCCAGAAGGGGCTGGCGTTCTGGAGTTACATTCCTGACAGCCGGAACGGCCAGTATTATCTCAGCCTGATCCGCAAGGTCGACTTCCTCAAGCAGCGCACAACCGGTGTGCTGGTCGTGAATGTCAATTCGGATCAGCTGAGCAGTATCCTGAAGCAGGAGACCTTCGAGACCTTTATCGTCGATGAGAACGACAATGTTGTCGCCTCCAACCGTGCAGGTACCCTAGGCAAGTCGCTGCAGGAAATCAACCTCAAGCCGCTGTCCACACTTGCCGGGCACGGGCCTGCGGACATCACGATTGAGGGGCAGTCGTTCAAAATGCTAATCGACGACTGGCATCCTGAGGGCAGCCTGAACAGCCTGCGGATCATCTCTATTTTCTCGGTAGAAAGTATTGTAAGTGAGCCGAACCGGATTATTTCCCTGGCTACTTCCGTCATTATCTCCTCCCTATTTCTTGCAATCATCCTAATCTACTACTTCTCCCGCCTGCTCACGGGACGCATGCTGCATCTCAGCAAGCATATCTCCAAGGTTGCCTCCGGCAATCTGGAAGCCCGGCTGGTCATTGACGGTAAAGATGAGATCGGCCAGCTGGCCCGGCAGTTCAATCACATGGTCCGCAATGTCAACGACCTGATGAGCGAGGTTCAGGAGTCCAACCAGCAGAAGAACGCCATCCTGCTGAAGCAGAATGAGATCAAATTCAAAATGATGGCCAGCCAGATCAACCCCCATTTCCTGTTCAATGCGCTGGAGTCGATCCGGATGAAGGCCCATACCCGCGGCCAGACCGATATTGCGCAGGTCGTCCGGCTGCTGGGCAAGATGATGCGCAAAAACTTAGAGGTCGGCGGAGGCAGAATCACCCTGCAAAGTGAGCTGGAGACCGTGAACTGCTATCTGGTCATCCAGAAATTCCGCTATAATGACCGGCTGGCCTACGAGCTGTATGTAGATCCGGCAGCGAATACCGTAAGGATTCCGCCGCTTATTATTCAGCCGCTGGTGGAGAATTGTGTCATTCACGGCCTGGAGAACCGTATGGACGGCGGAATGGTCCGGGTAGACATCCGGGTAGAGGAAGCCCTGCTTAAGGTTCAGGTCTCCGATAACGGAACCGGAATCTCACCGGCCCGGCTCGCAGAGCTGCGGCAGATGCTGGACAACAACGATGACTATGAGACCCACAGTATCGGTATGCGTAACATCCATCTGCGGTTGAAGCTGACCTATGGCCCGGAATACGGCCTGGTTCTGGCCAGCCAGAGCGGATATGGCACACAGATCAGCTTCGCCATCCCTTTTAAGGAGTGA